A window of Maioricimonas rarisocia genomic DNA:
ATGAGCCGGCCGTCATCCAGCTCAGCCTGTCCAAGGCAAAGCGGGACGGCATCGAGAATCTGCTGCTCGAGCCCGGTGACACCGTATCGGTCGAGCAGACGCCTTCCACCATCGTGCTGGAAGCGGTGCGGATGATCGGCTTCGGCATGAGCGGCCGCCTGTTCTGATCCCCGTCTGACCAGCGTGCCACGGCCAGGGGCCGAGGGCCGGAATCGAGGGTGCCACGGCTCTGTGAGCCGTGCGCTGCTCAGGGGATTGCTTCGTCGCAGGTCGCAGGGTGGGATTAACGAAGCGTAACCCACCATCCCGATGTGTCGCGCATGCTCACCCGCCTGCGGATTGAGCGCATGTCACCCGGCGGACGAGGCCGGGTGGGGCAGACATTCCTGTCTGCCTCCCGTTCCCTCACGGTCACGGCTCGTGTTTCACGCTCAGGGCTCGCCATCGGCGTCGCAGACATTCCCTCAAGACTCACCGCTCGAGACTCGCAGCGCGAAGCGTCGCTCCGACCGCCTGTCACCCTGATCCCGGCGGCCGCATGCCTCACGTCTTCGTCACCGCAACTCCAATCGCTCCGCCGGCGGAAATCGTCTGAGCCACGACGCAGTACCGCTCGGTGAGCTGGGCGAGTTTGGCCAGCTGAGCATCGTCAGCCGTCGTTTCGAGTTCGAAATGCACCCGCACGTCGGTCAAACCCACCGGCGCGGTCCGGTCCACTCCCAGCGTCCCGGTGAAGTCGATGTCTCCCGAGGCAACGACTGTCCCGGCGGTCACGGGAAGATCCATCGCCGTCACGACGGCACAGAGTGTGACTCCCGCACAGGCGGCCAGTGCTTCCAGCAGCATCTCGCCCGAGCAGGCCCATTTCTCGTCACCGCCGGCCAGTGGATGCAGACCGGCTGCCACGGTCTCGCCCCGCCCCTGCAGGCGGCAGGAGACATTTTCGAGATCCAGTTCGCCCTTTGCCGAAAGGGTGGCTCGTGCCGCTTCCGGTTGTTCGCGATACTTCTGCTTCAGCGGTGCCTGCAGATCGCGGAGTTGCTGTGAGTCCATGTTGGTTGCTTTCCGTCGAAGAACCGTCGTGAACGCCTCTGAGGCGAAGACCTTTTGGCCGTGCCGCCGGGATACTCCCATACATTCCGGCTCGCCGCTATGATGCCGCGCGGGGAAAACCGACGCGAGTCCGCCCGACCGCTCTTTCCGGGCATGTCATCGACCGCGTGGTGGAACATCATCGGAGACAGTCGGCGACGCTTCCGTCGCGCCGCCCGGCGACTGGAGAGGGAGAGGCACAGATGAGCGAGTTTCGCACCGAACGGGATTCGATGGGTGAGGTTCAGGTTCCCGCCCGGGCCTACTACAGCGCCCAGACGCAGCGCGCGGTCGAGAACTTTCCGATCTCCGGCTGGCCCCTTCACGCCGATCTGATCCACGCCATGGGACTGGTCAAGCTCGCCTGTGCGACCGCCAACCATCAGCTCGGCAAGCTGACCGGCTCGGGCAAGAACCCGCTGACCGAATCGCAGGTCGAGGCTCTGCTGGAGGCTGCCCGCGAAGTGGCCGAAGGCAAGCTGGACGACCAGTTTCCCATCGATGTCTTTCAGACCGGGTCCGGCACCTCGAGCAACATGAACTGCAACGAGGTGATCTCCAACCGGGCGATCGAGATCACCGGCGAGGACCGCTTCACCGCAGCCAAGCCGATCCACCCCAACGACCACGTCAACATGGGGCAGAGCACCAACGACACCTTCCCCACGGCAATTCATGTCGCTGTCGGCCGCAGCATCAGCGAGAACCTCATCCCGGCACTGCGCCGTTTCGCTGTCGTGCTGGCCCGCAAAGGGCAGGAGTGGGACCGCATCATCAAGATCGGCCGCACGCACCTGGCCGACGCCACGCCGCTGCGGCTGGGACAGGAATTCGGCGGCTTCGCCCGCCAGATCGAGCTTTCCGTCGGTCGTGCGGAGCAGGCCATCAAGGCGATCCTCGAACTTCCGGTTGGCGGAACGGCCGTCGGCTCGGGCATCAACACGCATCCCGAGTTCGGTCATCGAGTGGCCCAGGTGCTGGCGGGCGAGACCGGCATTCCATTCGTCGAAGCCGAGAATCATTTCGAAGCGAATGCTCAGCGGGATGGTCTGGTCGAATGCCACGGCCAGTTGCGGGCGGTCGCTTCGACGCTGTTCAACGTCGCGAACAACATCCGCTGGCTCGGATCCGGTCCCCGTTGTGGCTTCTACGAAGTGAAGATTCCGGACCTGCAGCCGGGCAGTTCGATCATGCCCGGCAAGGTGAACCCGGTGATGTGCGAGAGCATGCTGCAGGTCGCCGCCCGCGTGATGGGAAATGACGGCTGCCTGGCGATGAGCGGTGCGGCCGGTGGCAACTTCCAGCTGAATATCATGATGCCGGTCATGGGGCAGACAACGCTCGAGAGCGTGATGCTCCTGGCCAACGTCACCAACGCGTTCGTCGATCGTTGTGCCGAGGGGCTCGAAGCGAACGAGGAAGCCTGCAACGCCGCCGTCGAGCAGAGTCTCTCGATGGTCACCAGCCTCAACCCGCACATCGGGTACGAGAAGGCGGCCCAGCTGGCGAAGGAAGCCTTCAAGACCGGCAAGACGATCCGGGAACTCTGCACCGAGCAGAACGTGTTGCCGCCGGACGTTCTCGAAGAAGCGCTCGATCCGTTCAGCATGACCGAGCCTCAGGCCTGATTGCCGTTTCCGTCGTTCCAACAGCTGCGAACGCCGCCATGGGAAAGCCCTGGCGGCGTTGTTTGTGTGCCGGCTGATCGAGTGAGCCCGGCGTCCCGCTCATGCTCAGGGGCGACGAGGAATGCGGCGGTTGCCCGCGACAGACACGGGAACTGGAGCAGGCCCGGGACAACCAGTACGGAAACTCCCCTATCCACGGCTGACAGGAATGTGAAGAATGGGTTAACGTTGTGCGAACGAGACGTGAGCTTTCGGGGAGGAGTGGCCGTGAAGAACCGTCCGATTGAGATTCTGCTGATGAGTATTGTCGCCGTGCTGGCTTCGTTCGTCGCGTTCGGAGAGCTGTTCGGCACGATGTAGTCATGTTCGCGGATCCATGGCCGTTCGAGTACGCCGGGCTGGGGGAATCCCCGGGCGGCGTCTATGTCTCCGGGGAGGGCTGTCCCCGAAGGTATGTCAGCGGTCGGACAGGCGAACCGGTACGATCCGGACAATGTTCCGGGCAATTTTCCGAGTCTTAACCACGCTGTTTGACCGCCGACGGTTTCGCCTGCTACCGTCCCCGCTTCTGGTCATTCCCCGCTGGCTGCGCTAGCCGGCGGTTTCCTGCTGCTTGCTGCGGGCGCAATGTTCGGCCTTCTGATACCGTGTGGGGGCGGCAAACCGATCGTCCTGCGAAGGGGCCATATCCTTGTTGGACGACGGCTGGAGTACGCCCCCGAAGACGGGAATCTTCCCGCTGCATCCGGACTCCACTGCGAGCTTGTTTACGACGAGCAGGGCTGGACTGTCCGTACGTTCCACGGTCCGCGCGGCATTCGTGTCCGGGTGAACGGGGCGCGTGTCGAAACGCGGCGGCTGGAGTCGGGCGATATTCTGTTTCTGGCCGGCCGCCGGTATCGCATCGAGTTCTCGCGGGTCGACCAGTTTCTGCCGGATTCGGATTTGTCACTGCCTGAGGCCCGTGGCGACGCGGACCCGGCTGCGTTCGACGTCCCCCGGGGCCTGCTGATCCCGCAGGGGGAGGGCCGTCGCTTCCCGCTCGTGAAGCCGACGATTGTCGTGGGGAGTGCGCGGGACAGCGATCTGGTACTGCCCGGGCTGACGGTGGCTCCGCACCACTGCCGTCTGGATTTCGAGGATGGCTGGTGGCGCGTCACCGACACGAGTCGCGGCCTCGGGATGCGGGTCGACCACATACCCGTTCAGGAGCACTGGCTCTATCCCGGCGACGTGCTGACGATTGCCATGTTTCGGTACGAACTGCATTATCCGGTCGGAGCGTCCCTGACAGCGGGCGTTGCCCATTGACTGTGACCCGGCTGTGGCCGCCGGCCGTCCCCGTCGCTGCAGCGGAGGCCGTAATGCATGCCTGAACTTCCCGACATCGTCGTCTATGTCGAAGCACTCGATCGACGTGTGACCGGGGAGCTCCTGGAAACCGCCGCCGTCCATAACCCCTTCGTGTTGAGGACATTTGCGCCGGCACTGGACGAAGTGGTGGGAAAGCAGGTGCAGCAGGTCGCGCGTGTCGGCAAGCGGATTGCCGTTGGTCTGGAGGAGGATCTGTGGGTCGCTTTGCACCTGATGATTGCCGGCCGCCTGCAGTGGAATGACGGCCCAGGGGAGGTTCGTCCGCGACGGGGGGATCTGGCGACGTTCCGGTTTTCGACCGGCACCCTCCGGTTTACGGAGGCAGGGCGAAAGCACCG
This region includes:
- a CDS encoding OsmC family protein, whose translation is MDSQQLRDLQAPLKQKYREQPEAARATLSAKGELDLENVSCRLQGRGETVAAGLHPLAGGDEKWACSGEMLLEALAACAGVTLCAVVTAMDLPVTAGTVVASGDIDFTGTLGVDRTAPVGLTDVRVHFELETTADDAQLAKLAQLTERYCVVAQTISAGGAIGVAVTKT
- a CDS encoding class II fumarate hydratase codes for the protein MSEFRTERDSMGEVQVPARAYYSAQTQRAVENFPISGWPLHADLIHAMGLVKLACATANHQLGKLTGSGKNPLTESQVEALLEAAREVAEGKLDDQFPIDVFQTGSGTSSNMNCNEVISNRAIEITGEDRFTAAKPIHPNDHVNMGQSTNDTFPTAIHVAVGRSISENLIPALRRFAVVLARKGQEWDRIIKIGRTHLADATPLRLGQEFGGFARQIELSVGRAEQAIKAILELPVGGTAVGSGINTHPEFGHRVAQVLAGETGIPFVEAENHFEANAQRDGLVECHGQLRAVASTLFNVANNIRWLGSGPRCGFYEVKIPDLQPGSSIMPGKVNPVMCESMLQVAARVMGNDGCLAMSGAAGGNFQLNIMMPVMGQTTLESVMLLANVTNAFVDRCAEGLEANEEACNAAVEQSLSMVTSLNPHIGYEKAAQLAKEAFKTGKTIRELCTEQNVLPPDVLEEALDPFSMTEPQA
- a CDS encoding FHA domain-containing protein gives rise to the protein MFGLLIPCGGGKPIVLRRGHILVGRRLEYAPEDGNLPAASGLHCELVYDEQGWTVRTFHGPRGIRVRVNGARVETRRLESGDILFLAGRRYRIEFSRVDQFLPDSDLSLPEARGDADPAAFDVPRGLLIPQGEGRRFPLVKPTIVVGSARDSDLVLPGLTVAPHHCRLDFEDGWWRVTDTSRGLGMRVDHIPVQEHWLYPGDVLTIAMFRYELHYPVGASLTAGVAH